aaccaacaacactttttcattcattccaaacaacacacattacaaactaacacaccaatggttttaagaaccatttcctcgttctacgatacataggggactgatacaaactcacacctacgtcaGTGCTCTAGTGATACTACTCCTCATCCGGAATGGTGggttcttcgtcttcatgggtaatgtgcttggcgaaaggcgcgggcgttgttcaactccttgcgggtcttgtacaacatgaagtccaggtatgcaacatagtggttcatctccgggtgcggtggcatggttattggccttcccctgggatcatgtcttgggtagtagaagaagcgagtgttcttgatcttgttcccattatgtccacacagacgggcaagggCTTCTCACCAGAGAATagagtgaggcctttgtggcgttggttggCCTTTGTGGCACCACACCCCTCCAACGTAGACATACATCCCCTAAAAAGGAAGGAATTACGAGAATCAACCATTGTGTCTCCACGTGTTTCATTCTCAATTATTTCTATCCTTTACTGTTCCTTTATTACTTGTATCGTGTATCTTGTTAGTTTTTGTATCttatcatataggtaaattcacatagttgcatatctagagaagtaCATTTTGTGTTAAGCCTAGATTAAAAAAGAATGAAAATTTGATTAGCACATATTCATCCCCTCCTCTAGGTGTCCATGCGATCCTTTCACCTAGGTTCTACTTTCTGCTTATACTGGTCAAAGGAATTCGTTTTTTAAGTGGATTCCATACAATCAAATATGCACACACATTAGCGTCAAAGATGTGTGGCTCTATGTATTCAATAACATGTAATAAATCTATTTGAGTCGCTAGTTCTCAATGCCCTCGATTAAAATACACATTAGGATGAAGACAAACAAAACTGCGTGTAACCCAATTCCACCTACATTCGGCTTTATCAATTTGTTGTCAGTCAACCAATGTAATACTACCTCTATCCACAAAAGGATGTCAAAGGTTTGTCTAATATTTAATGTGTATGTCGAAGGATTGTCTAATTTTGAatgtgtatagatacatctaaattaggTAAATCTTTGATGTCCTTTTATGGATAGAGGGAGTACTTATTTTCCATTTCCTGATGACTTGGCCAGAATTTAGCAATTATCACATGTGGCTTACCTAAAAATAGTTTGTAAGAGCTCCATGTCTTTCTTTCGGCTGAAAAGTTTATAAGAACTATGTTGTTGAAAAATACATGGATGCACTCAGGTGCTATCCTCCCCTATATCTCACCCACCAACCTGTTTGTATATGCTAGTCATGTCTTTCTGGTTTTTTAATTCAGCAGTAAATATTTACGAGCCCGCGCTAGTCACTGTCCAACCACCACCTGCGTGTACTCTCTAAGAGTTAATCTACTCCGGGTTATAGTCTGTGCATACAGATTTTATGTCTTTACTAGATCATGCTGATATAAAATTTGTGATATCGTGATTTAAAATTATGAAAGATCTCATGCGAATATGTGAAAATGATTCTGATATAGTTTATAAGAACTATGTTGTTGAAAAATACATGGATGCACTCAGGTGCTATCCTCCCCTATATCTCACCCACCAACCTGTTTGTATATGCTAGTCATGTCTTTCTGGTTTTTTAATTCAGCAGTAAATATTTACGGGCCCGCGCTAGTCACTGTCCAACCACCACCTGCGTGTACTCTCTAAGAGTTAATCTACTCCGGGTTATAGTCTGTGCATACATATTTTATGTCTTTACTAGATCATGCTGATATAAAATTTGTGATATCGTGATTTAAAATTATGAAAGATCTCATGCGAATATGTGAAAATGATTCTGATATAGTAAAGTTGGAAACCACATTAAATTTGAGTCATCCTTTTTGTATATAATTAACGATCTAAACGTAGGCGCGAGATTTATAACCCGGATGGAGGGACTACAAAAAAATGTAAAAGGCTCTATGGACATATTCTGTCAGCAATATGACAAGACAAAATTAAAATAAATTTTTCGACTGAAGCTTCAATGGTCCTGGCGGGGTTCGAACCCGCGACTTTCGGCTCATAAGACCAACGCTCTAACCAACTGAGCTACAGGACCGCTTGTTTTCCACTTTATTTTTCCTATGTTTATTTCAAAAAATCTAACTGGCAGATAGGTTTTATTCACGTCAAATCTGTAGCTGCAGTAACATACTCAATGGGTCCTATCTACTGGTCAGATATCAGCTGGCCCATAATGAGGAATCAACGACAAAAGAGTCGATGAAATTTAGTGTACAATCCGGTATGGAGCAGGGCATTTTATTTTGTACTATACTCGtaaatgtcaaggtcaacaacatgGAGGACTACAAGTGGTAGCTTATTTATGTACATAAACAGTCGCCTAATGTTTTCCCTAGTCAAGGCATCCATGTCCACAACATCACGATCATCGGTGTAAACCCACAAACTGCTCGGCTTCACCTTCTGGAGGCAGGCACGGCAAAAGGGGCAAGACTGCGATTTAGAATTCCTGCGATAGGAGTGAACCTTGTTATTCTGTTAATCAAACGACGTAAGCAGTCTGGTCAATTGGAATAAAATGCAGGATGTTACAAGTTAGGCAGGAAGTTGTTGTGCTCGATgaaaaacaaggacattaatGAATGATCCTTGAGGGAATCTTTGCCAAAGCAACTTTGTTCAAAGAAAACGAAGGTGCAGATTGTTCAAGTATAAAGACTCATTGTTGTGACACCAAGATTGCTCAAAGCTCCAGATGAGTAGAATATTTGACACAGAGCAGATGTTATATTACTTGGCTGACTACATCTAAACCAGTAGCAAAAACAAGTTTATATACTAATGCTTTGGGCAAGAACAAATCTTGTGCAGGCAATCGCACGAGAAGAAGGGACTGGATTTCATACCAATGTTCGAAGCAGCTCAAGCAGAGCGAGTGCGTGCAGTCGGGCAGCACGATCTTGGCGTTGGCCTCGAGGCAAATGCCGCACTCGAGCTCCCTCTCCAAATCCAGCTGCGAGAAACCGGCATCCCTTCTCCTGAACCTGTCGACGCATAGCCTCCTCTGCTTCTTGTCGTCCAGCTCAGTGATTCCGCTGGGCAGCTGAAGCAGCGACGGGAAcagaactcctgcagccagccagCCAGGCAGGCAACACGGGTAAAAAAGAATCAGAACCCAAGGAAGGAGGAAACAAGGTTACGCTTTGATTTGAGAGGTGCCTACCGTAGAACTCTCGGATGTTGGCCTCCCTCTCCCAAGCCGGCATGCTCGTGGTGCCATCGTCCGGGTACACCTGCGTGCGGAGGATTCGAAATTGGTCAAAATTAATATACTCAGTAGCCGCACGGAGTAAAACACATGTGAATTCGCAAGGGAGAAAGCGATTTTGTAGCGGGAGGAGAAAAAAGTAGTCTACCTTGAATATCATGATCTTGAGGAGTCCTAGCGCGCTGGCGAGCCTGCAGTCCGTCCACTGCACGAGGAAATGCGCGACGGCGCTGTATGCCATCCGCATCTGGATGACCGAGCCGTCGTAATCTCTCATGAACTCCGACGCCCTGCGGAGGAAGAGCAGAGAACGCAAGCCCAATCAGCGCGCGAGACTGACAGGTGAAATTTTCCGCGAGAAAGGAGAAGCTAAATTGAGCTCAAAATCCGAAGACATAGGGGGGCAGAATCGGTGCACTCACAGCGTGTTGGCGTGCTCGATGTCGGCCTCGAGAGCCTTGACAGACTCCTGGAACTTGCGCATGGATGAATTTGGCTCCCCCTCctccgacctcctcctcctcctcctctacgtGCGCGGCGCGGCGCGGGGCGGCTCGCGAGAAGCGATTGAACCCTACCTAAACCTCGTCGTCGATCGGCCGGTCGGGTGCTCGATCGGGGTTGGAGTGGATTAGGATGATTTGGCCTTGTAAAGCTCCGGATTAGGATTTCTGGCCTGTGCTTTTGCCGAGTCCAACTCTAATCCGGGCCGCACTCCACCTTTTgttgcctctctctctctcgatgggGGAAGATGACGAGGAACAGTAAGCGGGGCCCGCGTGGCGGCACAATCTTCAGCGTGATCCAGTGGAGCATTAACACCTCCCGTGTATGTACCCGCCGAAAGCGCACCAGGTTTAGACGTACCCGCTTACAGGTGGGGCAAGGTGCTGGTGGGAGCCCACATGTCACTGCAAGGTGAGATGGTCATGGGGGACGACCGAAAAATATCCGGAAGCAACGACGGTCCGCGTCACGCACCAGCAAGCTACGGCTGAAAGGCGGGTCCCACCGTGAACAAGGCCGACATGAGATTTTCTCTACGGATTGAGAGTAATCCGGGACGGAAAGGATATTTTCTCTGAGGCGCAGTTGATTTGTGTCCCAGTGAAATCAAGGGGCTCCCCTCCCTGGTTTGGTTTGGTTTTGTTTTGGACGCGGC
This Lolium perenne isolate Kyuss_39 chromosome 1, Kyuss_2.0, whole genome shotgun sequence DNA region includes the following protein-coding sequences:
- the LOC127298873 gene encoding E3 ubiquitin-protein ligase AIRP2; its protein translation is MRKFQESVKALEADIEHANTLASEFMRDYDGSVIQMRMAYSAVAHFLVQWTDCRLASALGLLKIMIFKVYPDDGTTSMPAWEREANIREFYGVLFPSLLQLPSGITELDDKKQRRLCVDRFRRRDAGFSQLDLERELECGICLEANAKIVLPDCTHSLCLSCFEHWNSKSQSCPFCRACLQKVKPSSLWVYTDDRDVVDMDALTRENIRRLFMYINKLPLVVLHVVDLDIYEYSTK